The Hippopotamus amphibius kiboko isolate mHipAmp2 chromosome 3, mHipAmp2.hap2, whole genome shotgun sequence genomic interval GGACTTCAAAACCGACTTGAGGTTCCAGAGCGCCGTCATCGGTGCGTTGCAGGGGGCTAGTGAAGCGTACCTGGTGGGTTTGTTTGAAGATACTAATCTGTGTGCCATCCACGCTAAGAGAGTCACCATCATGCCCAAAGACATCCAGTTGGCTCGCCAGATATGGGGAGAGAGAGCTTAAGTGAAGGCAGTTTTTATGGTGTTTTGTAGTAAATTCTGTAAAATACTTTGGTttaatttgtgacttttttttgtaagaaattgtTTATAATATGTTGCATTTGTACTTAAGTCATTCCATCTTTCACTCAGGATGAATGTGAAAAGTGACTGTTCACAGACCTCAGTGATGTGAGCACTGTTGCTCAGGAGTGACAAGTTGCTAATATGCAGAAGGGGTGGGTGATATTTCTTGCTTCTCATGATGCATGTTTCTGTATGTTAATGACTTGTTGGGTAGTTATTAAGGTACTAGAATTGATAAATGTGTACAGGGTCCTTTTGCAATAAAACTGGTTATGACTTGATCCAAGTGTTCAACAATTGGGGCTGTTAAGTCTGACCATACATCACTGTGATAGAATGTGGGCTTTTTCAAGGGTGAAAATACAAGTCTTAACCACAGTGTAACTtacagtttccttaaaaaaaaaaaaaaaaaaaaaaaaaaaaaaactaaacctgGCAGCTATAGAATACACTATGTGCATTTataatagttattttatataatgtagtgtcaacatttttaaattaaatgttttacattcACATGTGGTGGGGAGTCTTGTCATTAAGATGTATGTAATTTAGATTCTGGTTGGTTTTCTCTCATACCTAGACTGCACTTGTTTTCATACATAGTAAAATGCTTTGCACATTATGCCTTGCATAAGTCCTCATTCTAGCACATGTTAACTAACCCTCTAGCTGATAATGCAAACACTAATGGGGGTATTTATTTATAAGGGCTCTAGACTATAATACAAGTTATTCACACCAGCATCATCTGTTACTTATATAATAGGTAGTGCAGCTTTTCTTTGTATTGTGGTTGGTCTCATAACTAGGTTTGAGTTTTTCCTCTACCAAGAGGGAACAACACCAAACTTTTCCTTGTGGAGTTTGTATTATAATAACCCTTAGGGTAAACTTGCTGTGGGGGAGGGACACAGCTTCAGTTTATGGAACCTTTGCCAGTTAAAATGGTGTTATCTGGTATAAGGTTCTGGGAAAATCACTTCATAGAGAGGGCTTTCCAAGTCATTTTAAGATTTATCCTTCTATTGAAGTTTTTAGGTCAATTATGTATGTTGACTAAATTAGCAAATAAACTTGTTtatccaactgaaaaaaaaaaaaaaaatccttgtccAGCATTTAGTGGCCTAGCTTCTTATTTCCCTTGGGCAAATGGCATTCTTATTCCCTGTCTTATATTTCCTTGTTATAAATTGTGAATATCATtgcctatttttttctattccatatGGATATTGTACAATTAAACTTAAGTGACTGAAATAAATGCAATTTACCATCTCTAAGTATAATTAAAGAAtagatttattttcattactatcAAGTTAATCTAATTCCAGAATTGACACAAGAAAGAACTAGTCTGAAGAAATACTGTGCAGTTTACCTGGTGTAAAGTGCCAGTACTATAGTAGGAttcataattattaattaatgtacatctgaagataaaatttaaaaattataatttgcatAAATGGtagaacaatgaaaacaaaatttattattataagaatttaaaaataagatagttACCCACCTACATGTTTAATTTACACAATACTAAATACTAAGACTTCATAATAAACTCAAAAGTAATCAAATACCTAAATACATAAGtactcaacatttttttttttctcttgtcataGTGTTTTGTCTTCATGTAGACTCAAAGAGGAGTTCAAAAGTAAGGATGAGTACTATAAAAGTTCTCCTCTGCTGTTCAGTTAACTTACATGAAATAATTGGCTTGTTGGCAGCCTTTGCGAATGATGGTAAAATACCCCTGAGGTCCTATTAGCCTCACCTAAGAAACTTTACAGATTTTACCCACAAATAGGATATGTGGTAGTACTTTTAAGGCTTATCCAAAGGTAACATTTATAAATCAACAAAGACAGTTGTTGTAGCTGAGTTAGTTGACATTTTCAAATCTTAACAACTTTACTTCCCTCTTGGAGAACTAGCAGCTGCCTGGAGCCCTGGCCATGGACCTATGTCAGACAAGTTCATaggtgaaaattttttttttttattctaggcAATTGCATAATCAGGGACTTTCAGGTTCAAATTGACCTTACAAATCTTACAATCGCCCCTCATACACACTTATCTAGCATTTAAACTTCTCTTTCAGCATACAAAATGTTAAGAAAGATAGACTCAAATACAATACTAtcaatttagaaacaaaaatattttgggtcttttttctaatgatatatatttaaattaattagaataatgatagaattaaattagaataattaAACAATTCAAATTTGCATCCAAAATTTTCTCCACTCCATATTACAACTTAAGAATGTTCCTATGATATTGCACAATTTTTCGAAACATCTCTGTAAAAAACTACACATTAATCAAAGAGATGTACTATATTTCAATTACCCATTTCTCCAATGTTGAACATTCCATGTTGATTCTAAATTTTCCACTGCTCTTAGTAAATGTGTTGAGCCTATCtgtaaataatgatttttctcttttaaaaatattttccaataagATTTATACTTAGAGTATTGAAGagctgaaaaatgaagaaaaaaatagtttctatttcttcgtaGTTATTTCTAAAGCActgttattaattatatttgatTCATATTTTGTGCACACTATATTCTTTTCTGATCTGTTGGGGGATGCCCCCTCAGAATAAGAAAATGCAATGTAGATGCTGCACTTTGTTTCCACACAAGTATAAAATTTTCAtgttaaataactaaaaaataatgttctttattCATTGATCTTTGAAAGGAGAGACATCTTTTGTAgagtcttcctcttttctttgggaaatttatATCACCAAATTTCTCATTCGATGAGTAATGCAGTACCCTGTAACCAGAAATGATGTATGATGGATGCTATGGGAAGATGGGAGAAGAGGGCATGAGAAGGCATATAGCAGAAACATAAAGGAGTGGGAAGATCATTCCTATTATGGATGGATCAGCTGCTGCTCTTTGGTAATGAAATTTCAGTTATTAAGGGCATTTAACAGGGACACTCTTCATGACTTTGTGAACAAACATACGTTAACATGCACAGTAAGTGTTCGATAATATATGTTGACTGAGTGAACTTGTAATAGGTACTTATCACAAGTAATAGATTTTATACGTGTTTGTGTTGGTCGGTGTATatatgtttctatgtattttaccTTACCTATATCTCTAACTTGTCTAGTAAACtgtctcttttttcctccatattatttttttcttttggaaatttgaaaataaggaTTTCCTTTGCTTAATAGATCCTCTTGTACTGAACACCTatgtaagagttttttttttttctctaaccaAGTCTACTGAAACTGTAAGTTTATTGAAGATGACTATGTTAAATCATATGTGGAAcaaaattttgaagaataaaaaatagcgaATAATGAACACAATAATTATCTTGTAAATAAACTGACCCAGGAGCTACTCTTTCCTAGAGGCAATTAAATGTTTTCATACTTACCCCATAAAGTATGTCAGAAGCTATTAAACTGTAATGCAgcttcttttcaaatgtttatgtTTCTCTTAAAGTAGAAAGATAACAGATAAACAGAGATGAAAGACAAGAGAACTTGAATTTCTGAGTCGATGGTCTGGGGAAGCAGGCAAATTCTTATCCATGGCAAATGGCAATTCACCAAGCATTTACTCATCACCTAATAGGTTTCAGACACTGCAGATATCATTCTAGGCACTATGGCAAGTGAGAAAACACAGCTGAATATCTCATGTGTTCTGGTTGGTACCAGGTAGAGCGTATCGCCAGTAACTCATATACATTTCCCTAAACTGCTTGCTTacagcacatatttattgatGCTTCCTTTCAACAGTTAGAGCTGAGGGTTGAAATGTAAATTGTCATGGAAGAAGGAATAACTCATACCTCCTTGAGGCAACTTTAAACTTACAAGATACATCTGAGACTTGCATTTTGTAACCACACAGACAAAAAGGAGGGTTCAAAAGACAATTACACTGAGATGGCTTTGCAGAATCACATGGGGTTGGAATCAGAATGAGAATCCAGATCTCATGTAGATAGCCCAGTGTTTTCTCCGTATATTACACAACAAAAGTTGTTCTAGAGATGTTTAACAGGCGACAGGTACTAGGTGTTTGAAGAGATGAAAAGCATCATGGAGAAAATAAGCAAGAGTTGAAACAAGTACTAAGGCAAAAGTGGCAAGGACATGCTCCACAGTTACAGTGACTGCACTATTTTTTCCTAAGGAATTCAGGCAAAATGTTTCCATGGTTAACAGCAatcattctttattcctttttaggtAATTTGGGCCCCAGGAAGGTATTATGTCCTAAATGGGGCTCCTCACACCTCCCAACAATGTGACTGAATTTGTTCTCCTGGGACTCACACAGAACCCACACTTGCAGAAAATACTCTTCgttgtctttttgttcattttcctatttactgTGCTGGCCAATCTGCTCATTGTCATTAccatctccctcagccccacacttTCAGCTCCCATGCACTTCTTTATCACTCACTTATCCTTCATAGATGCCACCTTGACCTCTATCACCACCCCGAAAATTACCATTGACCTGCTGTACCAGAGGAGAACCATCTCCTGGGGTGGCTGCCTGACTCAGATCTTTGTGGAGCACTTCCTGGGAGGATCAGAGGTCATcgtcctcactgccatggcctatgaccactatgtggccatctgcaagcctctgCACTACACGAACATCATGCGACAGGGGTTCTGCcagctgctggtggtggtggcctGGATCGGGGGCATCCTACATGCCACTGTGCAGATTCTTTTCACAGTGGACTTGACCTTCTGCGGCCCCAATGTCATTGACCACTTCATGTGtgatttcttctcactgttgGAAATTGCCTGCAGCGATACCTACTGGCTTGGAATGGTGGTGGCAGCTAACACAGGGGGCATGTgcttgctcatttttttcatgcTTCTTGTCTCCTACATAGTCATCCTGAGCTCCCTGAAATCCCATGACTCTGAAGGCCAACGCAAAGCCCTCTCTACATGTGGCTCCCACATTACAGTGGTGGTGCTCTTTTTTGGTCCTTGTATATTCACCTATGCACGTCCTGTGGTCACTTACCCTGCGGACAAGTTTGTGGCTATGTTCTTTGCAGTCCTCACTCCCATGTTAAATCCTATAATTTACACAGTGAGAAACACAGcggtgaaaaatgccatgaggaGCATGTTGAAGAGGAGAGTAACTTAGTCTGTTCAAGATGCCAAGAAAGTCACTATTTATATACATAGAAGGGATTATACCTGTTGTAAACTGtgaaagaaaattaggaaatttttCAGATCATTTACCAAAAAGAGAACCggaaactaacatttgttgatTATTTAACATTGGCAAGGCATTTTTTAGACAGTATTATGACTTTAATATACTTTACTAAGGCTTCAATATTCACACATAGCTTCAGAGTAGGCAAAGGAAAGAACAATTATAAACTCCCTGTTTGATGATTGCAgagtatatttttcttcatagttgTACTGCTACTTTAGCAAATTCTTCATATATGTTACTTGGATGAAATTGGCTTTTCCATAGGACCTTTATCtcagaaatttttccatttttgcttcGCCTGTGGTGAAGCAAAAAGGGGATAGAAATTCTTAGGTAGATATGTGGGGAGGGACAGATGAGTGAAGGAATAAcagctaaatatttttttttaaactgtgaattTACTAAAAGCAAAATGAGAGACATCcacaaaaggaggaaagaatgcaTCACAATATATCTCTAATTCTTTTTTGGtacaaaaaataaagcagaaattttgaaattactCTTAATTTGCTCTATTTCCTTAACTATCTCTAtggctcacattttttttttaatatcaaggaaatgttttcatttttttatgccaAGACTTGAGGAACTATTTGAAACAAgggtaaatattttttacaaacctcaaaaaaaaaaaaaaaaagcacatagtTTCCAAAGCTATTGCTTTGTAGTTctgatacatatatttatataaaattaacactTTATTATCTATCAGGCATATTCACTtcagttcatttttctgtaaTGTAACCACATAGTAATATCTGACAATGGTATTGAGGTGACTGTGTTTACTAAGTTTTTCATGGCTATCTGCAATTCTTCAAAAACAGAACTTTTTCCAACAAAGTCTGGGCCTGGAAAATGATATAATCAGCACTCAGTCTATTAAAATGGTCAGGCTTTAAATTGCTGGTGAGAATTAAACTTTTCAACAAAATCAAACTAAATGATATGTGGTTTATTTTGTCTCAGGACTGTTAGAGAGGAGATGAGTGTAATTCAGAGGCAGGGATGGGATAAGTCTTGAGTAAACGTGGTTTCTCCTCTAAGACCAGACCTAGGATTTGTAGAGGGAATCTAAGGACAATGATTGTGTCTTAGGGCCTCAGTGGAGGGGGGGAGAAGATTAATGAGatgcaaattataaaattattaaatgtcaACAGAAAACCTGGAAGATGTGAGAACTGAATGATGTATGACATTCTCGGTCAATGAAGTTTTGCTAGACTGGAGGTTTAAAGCTCTTTCAGATGTTCCTTTGTACTCATGATCGAGACTCTCTTCTGAGGACTAACTGCCAAGTGACTATTTTtgattcattgaaaaaaaaatatatatatgtatatatagtaaatGTGTTTCTCCTAAAAATCAATGTGATAGAATGTTTTGATCTATTCTATAAGGATATATTGGTCTAATTGGAATTTTCTGTTGGTGAAAATATTAAGCATTAAGTGAGGAAAGTGAGCTCACTATTGTTGAAGGCCAACTATGAGGGCTCCATTTTGATGGGTTCTTTACATACTTTAACTCTCTTATTGTAGGAACAAGTATTagtagatacatttttttccctcaattctATGTAAGAGGAAGATGACTACTTGATAAAGTTAAGCAAGAATAGGAAGTCTTTTAGAGATGGCTTCCTCTACACTTCCCACTCCACAATATTCCTTGTTGTCATGTTGTGAAAATATCAACACACAGATCTCATCATTGGCCACATCATGAAAATTGTCACTGaggcattcttttttattttttttcagggaCAGCACTTTCTTCCCTTCATCTTTGTTGACCTCCATTTCCCAGGTTACTTATAGTCTCTTGATTCCTTTGTTTCAAGTAAAATCATATGATGATCTCTTTTGTGCAGATATATTAACCTTCATGGGCATCAGAAAAAGTGGGATGTAATAGGCTcaagaaatgaaattaagatGATTGAATTTCAAAGGAGGATACACTTAggtgaaataaatgtttagagGAAAAACAATCATTGAGAAAATTGATAATCTGTTTGGGAATGAGGGTAGCACATTGAAGAGATAAATAGATGCTATTTCCCTAGGGCTTTTCCCATTCTTATCCTATAGTGGTAATATTTACTACTAGAATATTTGGCTGTATAATCAATTCACTGTAGGAAATTTTGGCTTGCttaatttatccaaaaaaaaattactgttctCTGCCTACAGTCAGCCAGAGAATTATGGGACCTGGGTATACAAAGTTGAACAATAAAAACAGAGTTATTTTTATGTGAAACTAAGATTCCAGTGGGTAATAGAGATGGATAGTAagcaaataaagtaataaatgaaaaaataattttgttcgtAATGGGTAAGATGAAAAATATCTTATAGGAACATGATACAAGTGAGAAGAATTGGATATAGATTTGCCCAGTTGTTTGAAGCACAGCTAGAGTTTCAGTTTGGTCTGAGTTTAAATAACCATATTAgacccctttctttttctttttttaaaaaagtgcagattattttaaaatgtgtatttgaaaTGGAGGCAATAATAGCTGCCCAAAATGTTTGCTACAAGCATCCATGTCTCATGGTGAGTCCCAATTTTCTCCtacctctctgggaggctctgtCCAATACCAGCATCTTGGTCTGACTCAGGCTTCTTTccaatttctgtttcttcttggattgtgTCTGATTTTGTGTGTGATCTTTAAGACTGGAGTCTCTTTTTTCCATAGTCCCCTGGTTCTCCCACAAGGAATCATCACTGGCTTTCAACGTCATTTGTGTTAGGGGGGATTCTCAtcccagtgcaggacccctgggctgagGAGCActatgtggggctcagacccctttGCTCCTTTGGGAGAACTTCTGCAACTGGATTCTCCCTTGTTTGTGTGTTGCTTTCCTGAGGTATGGGACTTGACTATACCCTGTATCCCCCACTCTTACCTGTCTTGTCGTAAATCCTGCTTTATGTTTTTAGTAATAGAGgatctgctagtcttcaggtcatccTCATCAATAGTAgttttgtaaatagttgtaattttagtgttttgttgGGAGTTACATGagttcagggtctttctactccaccatcatTATCACTTCACCATGCATGTTTGTTTGTCTAAAGAATTACATACTTGTGACTTTATAAGTGGTGTACCATTTCATGGAAttccctttccattttttcttgttctatcacttttcctttaaaactcaACTAAATCATTGCTTTTGTTGGGAAGACTTCTCTGATTCTAGTTTGATTGATATATTCATACACCTTAATATTTTGTCAATATTCTTATAATAATACTTTTTTACATTGGTCTGGAACTTTTTAATGTGTCATTGTGGGTCATATCACTGAGGAAAGGGGAACCATGGCTTTTTTAACTAGTTCATCATAAAGTATGAACCACATTGATTGGAAACAAATTGATACTCcatacacattattttaattgagtgaataaataaaaaggattaacTTTTAATTCATTCAAAAGTTTTCCCACTTGTTTTGTAAGTTAATTGCTTCAAATATGTGAATCAGCTCCTGTACAGTCTAGATGGGTCCAAGGAACAATGTAATTTAATTTACCCTCTTAAGCCTCACAGAGAATTCAAAGGAGCAGAAAGTCTTTTATTTATGTCTTCCTCTTCTATATTTTGACCTTGGTAGGCAACCTGCTCACTGTCATGACTATAACTGTCAgtaagaccctgaactcaccaATGTGCTTTTTCCTTATTAGCTTATCATTTTTAGatctaatgtatttattttctgtttcctgcagCAAATTGATTTCAGACTTAATTTTGGGAAAATACCACATTCTTTGAATCTTTCCTGACCCAGCTCTTCACACAGCACTTTTTTTGGTGGATCAGAGGTCTTCCTCCTGTTGATGATGGCCTATGACTgctgtggccatctgtaagcccttGCATTATTTGGTTCTTATGaggaaaaatgtgtgtgttgtGCTGCTGGTGGTGTCCTGTGTTGGAAGTTTTCTGCACTCAGTAATTCAACTTCATACTATTTATGGGCTCCCATTCTATGGTCCCAATGTCATTGATCACTTTATGTGTGACGTGTATCCTTATTGAAACTCATCTGTATTGACACCTATGTCATTGGCATCTTAGTGGTGGCCAGCAGAGGACTGACCTCCGCTGTAATGTCTCTGCTCTTACTCAACTCCTATGGAGTTATCTTGCACTGTATGAAAAGCCTGAGTCAGGAAGGGAGGTGGAAGGACCTCCAGACCTGTGGTTCCCACATCACTGTGGTTCCCACATCACTGTGGTTGTCTGCTTCTTTGTTCCCTGTATTTTCATGGCTGTAAGACCTGCTTAGACCCTTCCCATTGACAAATCCAGCGTGTTTTATATACTAATGACCCCCATGCTGAGCCCATTACAGCCTACAGTCTAAGAAATTCTGAGATGACTAATACTATGAAGAATCtctggaggagaaaaaggcagatcAAGACAATTAGTGTATTATCCATCATGAAGTTTGTAATTTAGCATTGGGGCCAGTCTCCTTAGAGTGGAAGCGTCTTCATAAATTTgataaaaacatttcatttttttaaagattagtgataattataattaaagaatgaaatatatattcattctatTATTAAAAATTCCCTGCTAGAATGAAACTGAATAATATCTGGTTTATCACTGCACCTAGAAAGCTAGGATGCACTTACAGGGGAGAGTCAGTAAATAATATGTAATGAATTAGTCAATGAACTATTTATAGAGTtgctaattttaaattaatttatgcttttacttttatgacctcattctttttttttaatttttgttgattcTTATCTTTATcttcattatatttattgtattagCTAAAATAATTAGTGCTGTATAAAGTAATCTTTTTATTCAATTTCATTCATCTTACATATGAAGTTttagtgtaatttttaatttttaaaatcaatattaaagatataatgtttaataataaatactaaaaatagaatccaGGCAAAATGAATTAATGTACAATAAAACTCCTCCTCACCCCAAACTCAATTTTCTCAGTCCTTCCAGTTGCAGTTACTATACTTTGTTCCTGAGATTCTTCAAGTAATAATCTGCAAATTAAAGCATACTTCATCTATGTGTTTGTGTCTATGTTTCAGTGTTTAAATTTTGCATCTTATTTCTCAGCCTCC includes:
- the LOC130850309 gene encoding olfactory receptor 140-like; its protein translation is MGLLTPPNNVTEFVLLGLTQNPHLQKILFVVFLFIFLFTVLANLLIVITISLSPTLSAPMHFFITHLSFIDATLTSITTPKITIDLLYQRRTISWGGCLTQIFVEHFLGGSEVIVLTAMAYDHYVAICKPLHYTNIMRQGFCQLLVVVAWIGGILHATVQILFTVDLTFCGPNVIDHFMCDFFSLLEIACSDTYWLGMVVAANTGGMCLLIFFMLLVSYIVILSSLKSHDSEGQRKALSTCGSHITVVVLFFGPCIFTYARPVVTYPADKFVAMFFAVLTPMLNPIIYTVRNTAVKNAMRSMLKRRVT